The window GGCCAAGGCAAGTTTCCACTCCGCGTCAATCACCGCCACCGCAATGGGTAAACCATCAATAATGCATAAAATTTCTTCTTTTGAAAACAGTGCGGAGAACCCCGATATGATTTCAGTTTTTTTATCCATTTTTTCTCCTTTCTCCGGGCGTTAACAGTGTTGATTCATCTGGAGTGACTGATCCAGAAGCGTACGAACACTGCATAAAAGTTCATCTTTTCCTGAAGGCTTCATCAACACCTTATCCGGTTTTGGTCCGGTTATCTTAATATTCACCATTTTTTCGCTGAAGCCTGTACATAAAATGACCGGGATCTCTTGGCGAATGGATTTTATATGTGACACGACTTTATCACCGGTGATATCAGGCATGGTTAAATCCGTAATAACAAGGTCAAATTCATGGGGGGACGATTCAAAACAGGACAATGCATCCACACTTTTATCAAATGCTGTGACCTGGTATCCCAACCGGGTGAACATTTGTGTCACCATGGATAAAATCGCTTTTTCATCATCGATCAGCAAAATACTTTCATAGCCCTTTAGCGAAGAGGCTGATCGGGTTGCATGATTGTTGTTTTCCTGTTTATCTACAAATTTGGGCAAATAGACAGAAAAAGAAGAGCCTTTTCCAGGAGAGCTGTGAACACAAATGTCTCCATGCAGATTTTTTACAATTCCGTGCACCACAAATAGCCCCAACCCGCTCCCTTTTCCACTCTTTTTAGTCGTAAAATAGGGCTCATAAATACGTGAAATGGTTTGTTTGTCCATACCACACCCCGTGTCTTTGATTGTAAGACACAGATAATCGCCTGGAAACATTTTAGGAACCGGCGGGTCAGATTCCGTGACCAAGACCTCACTTATGGCCACAGACAATTCGCCCCCGTTTTCTTCCATGGCATGGAAGGCATTGGTCAACAGGTTCATGGTGATCTGGTGGATCTGGGTCGGATCAGCCATAACCATGCTGAGGTCTTTGGGTATGTTTGATGTAATGCGAATGGTAGACGGCAGGGATGCCCGGGCCAGTTTCAATGCTTCCTTAACGATTAACTGTAACTTCAACGGCCGGTATTCATGCTCTGTCTCACGACTGAATGTCAGAATCTGCTGAACCAGATTCTTGGCCCGCAGCGCACCATCAAGCACAGATTGAACCTGATTTTTCATGATACTGTTTTCCGGCAGATCATTTATCATCATTTGGGAAAAACCGATGACCGGAAATAAAATATTGTTAAAATCATGTGCAATCCCCCCCGCTAATGTACCAATTGCTTCCATCTTCTGGGAGTGGTGAAGGCGGTTTTCCATCTGACGGTTTTCTTTTTCCGTGTGATCTCTTTTATGAAATTCATCAGTTAAGCTTTTGAATCGTCGGGCATTGTCAATGGCAAGGGAGGCCAGGCCCGCAAATTGCTCAAGTATTTCTACTGAATTGTGTTCAATTTTTATCCCGGCTGTATGCTGGCTGAGCCCAAGGATCCCCGCAATATTTTCTTCTGAACCCAGGGGAACGACGACCATTGCTCTGACAAACTTAAATTCATCACTGTCATTGTTTTCCGCCAATGCCTGCCAATCATCGGTTTGCATGGTTTTACGCGATTCCCAAACCATTTTGGCAATGTCATGTCCAGGTGGGAAACCGGTGTCTTTTAATTTTTTATACCCCCCGCAGACGGCTTTAAGTTCAAGTCCACGGGTGCCATAATCATAGATGTAGATAAAACCGTCTGGAATTCCGGTCAATCTGGAAGCCCGTATGATAATAGCCTCCAGTGTCTGTGACATATCATGGTACTGAAACATACCCAGCACAGAGTCATGGAGCGTATCAATGTATTCATTCTTTTTTCGAAGTTCGGTTTCAAGCCTTTTTCGATGGGATCTCTCCATGCATAACAGTTTTTTTGCATTTTGAAGCTCAGTATTCTTTTCCCTCGGCAGCTTTGATGCACCGATTCCCTGCCCAGTCAATTTCTGCATGGCTCTTTTTTCTTTCAACGGACTGGCCTGCCAGGGTGGCTTATTAAATTTATAACTGTCAATCATACTCCCCCCTTTGCATAGGTCATACAACTGCAATTATTTAAAATAGAGCGAACCCTTCCTGCTATATTGTTAATATCTTCCACATAATCCACCGCACCGATCATGCGGGCCTCCTTGGGCATGCCATAGACCACGCTTGAATTTTTATCCTGGGCAATGGTCACCGCACCTTCATTTTTCATTTCAAGCAGGCCTTGTGCACCGTCTTTACCCATACCGGTCAAAATAACACCCAAAGCGCGGGCTCCGGCCGCTCTTGCTGTAGATCTAAACAGGATATCCACAGCCGGGCGCTGATAGTGAACAAGGGGCCCTGTTTTAATCTGCACGCAATACCCTGTGCCCCGTGATTTTAAAACCATGTGATAATTGCCCGGAGCGATAAGGGCTGTTCCCGGTGTCACGGGATCTCCATTTTCAGCCTCTTTTACCCGGATCTGGCACAGTTCATTCAGCCGCTGGGCAAAGGCGCTGGTAAATTGAGCCGGCATATGCTGTACAACAACAATGCCGGGCGTATTTCGCGGTATCTGCGTCAGGACAGTTGTAATTGCTTTGGTGCCTCCGGTTGACGCACCTATGGCGATAACATTATGGGCCGTCTTTGCCTGGTAAATGGCAGCGTCCTTTGTCCGGGTGTTTAAAGATCTATTTTCCCCATTCCGTGTAAATTTAACCCCATGGACTGCCCTGATTTTTTCAGCAAGCTGGATACTGACATCTCCCACGGAATAGGCTTCGTTGGGTTTAGCCATCACCTCCAGGGCTCCGATGGCTAAAGCCTCCATGGCCAGCTGACTTCCTTTTGTACTCAAAGAACTGACAATGATGACGGGCAAAGGATAATATTTCATTAGTTTTTTTAAAAAGGTAATGCCATCCATACGCGTCATTTCAATGTCAAGGGTGATGACATCCGGTTTTAACCGTACAATTTTTTCCCGGGCGACGTAGGGATCTGGGGCCGTATCAATGACTGTGATCCCTTTATGCCTGGACAGCTCCTCTTTGAACACCTTTCTGACAACAGCAGAGTCATCAACCACAAGAACTTTTATCTCTTTTGACATTGAAAGGCTCCCAGCCCTTGCTACGCTGCATCCATGGTCAATATCAGAGCCAATCGCTCATCCATGATCTCGATCAACTGGCATTCTAAGGTGTCATTAAGATCGGTACAGGCAATCATTTCAGGTAAACCCAAGGCAAAGGGCAATTTGCTTTTTATTTTTCGCAGGGCATTTCCACAAACCATATTTAGCATTTCAGTCAGTGTTCCGCACTGTTGTTCCCAACTCAATTGGTCTTTAGATTCTCCCATGAAGTTGGACGCAAGCTCCGAAACAAGCGAATCCGGAGAGACAATGACCAGGTTGCCCGAGATATCCCCGGTAAAGCTGAGCCGGCATGCCAATGCGTCATTGGGGTTGATCTGCGCATCTTTGAACAGTGCTTCTGGGCCAATATCCGCGGGCATAAAAAACATGCTCTCCATCACTTCAGAAATCGAACTGGTCATCGCCTCCATTATCTGTGTTATCCTGTGTTCCATCAATGATTTCTTCATAGTCTGCTTCTCCAAGTATGCTGACAATTAAATCCCTGAGTGATTCAGGGGAAAACGGTTTGGTAATATATCCAGAGGCTCCGGCGTCCATAAATTCTTTGATTTTTAAATCATTGCCTTCGGTTGAAATGACAACCACGGGAAGCTCTTTGAACAAAGCCTCGGCTTTTACCTGTTTTAAAAAATCAAGCCCGTTCATTTCCGGCATGTTGTAGTCGGTCAGGATCACATCTATCCACTCCCCTGACAGAATTGTTAGCGCCTCCTTGCCGTTGGCAGCCTCAAAGATCTTGGAACTGACATATCCTGCTGCTGCAAGGGTACGTTTCAAAACGCTTCTCATGGGCATTGAATCATCCACAATCAGTATTGAATAAGACATTTGATTCCCTTTTATGTTTAAGCCATTTTCAATAAAATTTTCACTTCATGCATATTAACACCAAATTCAGCCATCAGCTTGGTGATATCCGAGTGG is drawn from uncultured Desulfobacter sp. and contains these coding sequences:
- a CDS encoding ATP-binding protein, translated to MIDSYKFNKPPWQASPLKEKRAMQKLTGQGIGASKLPREKNTELQNAKKLLCMERSHRKRLETELRKKNEYIDTLHDSVLGMFQYHDMSQTLEAIIIRASRLTGIPDGFIYIYDYGTRGLELKAVCGGYKKLKDTGFPPGHDIAKMVWESRKTMQTDDWQALAENNDSDEFKFVRAMVVVPLGSEENIAGILGLSQHTAGIKIEHNSVEILEQFAGLASLAIDNARRFKSLTDEFHKRDHTEKENRQMENRLHHSQKMEAIGTLAGGIAHDFNNILFPVIGFSQMMINDLPENSIMKNQVQSVLDGALRAKNLVQQILTFSRETEHEYRPLKLQLIVKEALKLARASLPSTIRITSNIPKDLSMVMADPTQIHQITMNLLTNAFHAMEENGGELSVAISEVLVTESDPPVPKMFPGDYLCLTIKDTGCGMDKQTISRIYEPYFTTKKSGKGSGLGLFVVHGIVKNLHGDICVHSSPGKGSSFSVYLPKFVDKQENNNHATRSASSLKGYESILLIDDEKAILSMVTQMFTRLGYQVTAFDKSVDALSCFESSPHEFDLVITDLTMPDITGDKVVSHIKSIRQEIPVILCTGFSEKMVNIKITGPKPDKVLMKPSGKDELLCSVRTLLDQSLQMNQHC
- a CDS encoding chemotaxis protein CheX; protein product: MKKSLMEHRITQIMEAMTSSISEVMESMFFMPADIGPEALFKDAQINPNDALACRLSFTGDISGNLVIVSPDSLVSELASNFMGESKDQLSWEQQCGTLTEMLNMVCGNALRKIKSKLPFALGLPEMIACTDLNDTLECQLIEIMDERLALILTMDAA
- a CDS encoding response regulator, which encodes MSYSILIVDDSMPMRSVLKRTLAAAGYVSSKIFEAANGKEALTILSGEWIDVILTDYNMPEMNGLDFLKQVKAEALFKELPVVVISTEGNDLKIKEFMDAGASGYITKPFSPESLRDLIVSILGEADYEEIIDGTQDNTDNGGDDQFDF
- a CDS encoding chemotaxis response regulator protein-glutamate methylesterase encodes the protein MSKEIKVLVVDDSAVVRKVFKEELSRHKGITVIDTAPDPYVAREKIVRLKPDVITLDIEMTRMDGITFLKKLMKYYPLPVIIVSSLSTKGSQLAMEALAIGALEVMAKPNEAYSVGDVSIQLAEKIRAVHGVKFTRNGENRSLNTRTKDAAIYQAKTAHNVIAIGASTGGTKAITTVLTQIPRNTPGIVVVQHMPAQFTSAFAQRLNELCQIRVKEAENGDPVTPGTALIAPGNYHMVLKSRGTGYCVQIKTGPLVHYQRPAVDILFRSTARAAGARALGVILTGMGKDGAQGLLEMKNEGAVTIAQDKNSSVVYGMPKEARMIGAVDYVEDINNIAGRVRSILNNCSCMTYAKGGV